The sequence below is a genomic window from Desulfonatronum thioautotrophicum.
CAAGGCCGGCTTTCGGGACGGGGTGGATGTCTTGCTTTTGGAGGACATTCATTTTCTGCAAGGCAAGGAAAAGACCCAGGAAGAACTCCTGGCCACGGTCAAAGCCTTGCGGGGAGCCGGAAAAAAAGTGGTGTTCACCAGCTCTTTCCTGCCCAAGGAGTTGCCCAAGCTGGACAGCCTGCTGGCCTCACAGTTTTGTGACGGATTCATGGCCGTGATCGACAAGCCGGATTTTGCAACCCGAATGCGCATCCTGGAGGCCAAGGCCCGCGTGTTCCAGGTGCAGATTCCCCAGGACGTGAACGAACTCTTCGCCGGTTCCATCCACAATGACATCCGGCTCCTGGAAAATTGCCTGCAGAACCTGGTGATCAAGGCCCGGCTGATGAATCAGCACATTACCCACGGGTTGGCCCTTGAAGTGCTGCGCAACTATGCGCCGCACAATTCCAAGCCGGATTTGGAGGCGATTATTGCCTTCATTTGTCGGTCCTTCAATCTTTCCCACGACAGCCTGCGGACCAAGAGCCGGAAAAAACAAAATGTGCTGGCCCGGAATACGATTTTCTACCTGGCCCGCAAACACACGGACCTTTCCCTGAAACATATCGGCGAAGCATTTAACCGCAAGCATTCCACGGTGATCAAGGGCATTACACAAGTGGAGCGGGAACTGTCCCGGCAAAGTCCTGTCGGGCGACAGATGGACCGACTGGTGCAAACCTTGGAGTCCCAAAGCGTCGGTTCGCCAACACTGCAGTGACCATTCGGACATTGCGGGGAAATGGTTCCCCGAGCCCCCGATGCCGAAATTCCGCTTGCACGGGAAAGACTTTGCCTTTCTTCACGCCGCAAAATGACGACAGTATCCCGTTGAAAACGGTGCACGCCGGTCAGCACAATACAGCTTGAATCTGAAAGAAAGTGCTTCGGAGCAATTGCTGGGCGCGTCGATTCTAGCCTGTCTTGATGCCAAGCCGGGCCCACGCGTCGAGGACCTGGCTCCGCTGGGCTTTCAGATCAAAAGCATCAGCGGTTTGTTGCCCAGCCTGCAAAGCCATGGCCAGATCCGCACCCCGCTCCGTCCAGAGCTGCATGGCATGCTCCAGGGCCAAGGCCGCGGCCAGGGCGTCGCCGTCCGGGACCCATAATCCATTGCCCGGCCAAGGGTTTTCCGGAACAGGAAACCAGGGCTTCTGCTGCGGCGTTCCTTCCAGTGCCTCCATGGCAGCCATGGCAATGGGGCGCATGTACTCCCACCCCCCAAATCCGGCAAATCCCACGGGCAGACAGCCGCAGGCCATGGCCTCCAAAGGGGGCAACGGGCAGCCTTCCGGAAAACCGGTGGCCAAAAAAATGTGACTCTGATTCAGTCCTTCGGCCACTTCGGCCTGGGATCGGCCATGAATGTCCATCCAGGAGATCCGGTCCGGCGTGGCCAGTTCCGGGTTTCTGGCCGTGAATACGGCCTGGATCAATTCAGCCAGGGCCTTGTTCTTGCGGGACATGTAGGCCACGCGCAAGGGGCCTTCCGGTTTGCGGGTTCTGGGGCGAAACAACGTACGATCAATGCCCGGTCGGACCACCTGACTCGGCTGTCCCAATACCCTGGCGATAAACCAGGCCACGGGACGGGACACTGCCAGGAAGGTGTTCGCCAGTTCTCTCCAGGAAACTCCTTTGGGCAGGCTGGAAAAGAGATACGCCCAATTCTGGACGTAGACCAGACAATGCGCTCCGGCCCGCAGGCCCGGGGCCAAGGCGTTGGTCCAGCCCTCGGGAACCAGCCAGAGGTGGCCGCTATCCAGTTCCAAATCCACCCAGTCCACCACCGGCACCGTAGACTCCTCAGGGAGCATCGGCCGTCCGCGTTCCCGGCGAACAAGTTGCACGGGCAAGCCTGCCTGGTGCAGATGCTCCGCGATTTGCAGCAGGACGGCCAAGCCGCCGCTGGATTTGGCCATGGGGGGGAGGAAGATGGAAGTGATCATCATCGAAGCATCGTCATCCTGCGGTTGCAAGTGTTGCGGGATTCTCGCGAAACCGGGTTCGCTCCCGCGCCGGCTGTTCGCCGCTTTCACGAATGATTCCAGGCGAGGAGGCCGCCTCGCGACATGAACGGTTCAGGGCAAAACCAATGTCTCGAGAACC
It includes:
- a CDS encoding glycosyltransferase codes for the protein MMITSIFLPPMAKSSGGLAVLLQIAEHLHQAGLPVQLVRRERGRPMLPEESTVPVVDWVDLELDSGHLWLVPEGWTNALAPGLRAGAHCLVYVQNWAYLFSSLPKGVSWRELANTFLAVSRPVAWFIARVLGQPSQVVRPGIDRTLFRPRTRKPEGPLRVAYMSRKNKALAELIQAVFTARNPELATPDRISWMDIHGRSQAEVAEGLNQSHIFLATGFPEGCPLPPLEAMACGCLPVGFAGFGGWEYMRPIAMAAMEALEGTPQQKPWFPVPENPWPGNGLWVPDGDALAAALALEHAMQLWTERGADLAMALQAGQQTADAFDLKAQRSQVLDAWARLGIKTG